One window of the Magnolia sinica isolate HGM2019 chromosome 19, MsV1, whole genome shotgun sequence genome contains the following:
- the LOC131234916 gene encoding gibberellin-regulated protein 9-like isoform X2: MSTHAKKLLSSILILSFLLQVDGDGEVAALYHKSHKSKINCPYACARRCRKSSRKNVCTRACGTCCMRCKCVPPGTYGNKSVCPCYAKLKTHGHRPKCP; this comes from the exons ATGTCGACTCACGCAAAGAAGCTCCTCTCATCTATCCTCATTCTCTCCTTTCTCCTGCAG GTGGACGGAGACGGAGAAGTAGCAGCTCTTTACCACAAAAGCCATAAATCCAAGATCA ATTGCCCTTATGCATGTGCCAGGAGATGCAGGAAGTCGTCGAGGAAAAACGTGTGCACTCGCGCGTGTGGCACATGTTGCATGAGGTGCAAATGCGTCCCACCGGGTACCTACGGCAACAAGAGCGTTTGTCCGTGCTATGCCAAGCTTAAAACACATGGACATAGGCCCAAGTGTCCTTGA
- the LOC131234916 gene encoding gibberellin-regulated protein 9-like isoform X1 — protein sequence MSTHAKKLLSSILILSFLLQVFVEASLDIVDGDGEVAALYHKSHKSKINCPYACARRCRKSSRKNVCTRACGTCCMRCKCVPPGTYGNKSVCPCYAKLKTHGHRPKCP from the exons ATGTCGACTCACGCAAAGAAGCTCCTCTCATCTATCCTCATTCTCTCCTTTCTCCTGCAG GTGTTTGTTGAAGCATCTTTGGATATT GTGGACGGAGACGGAGAAGTAGCAGCTCTTTACCACAAAAGCCATAAATCCAAGATCA ATTGCCCTTATGCATGTGCCAGGAGATGCAGGAAGTCGTCGAGGAAAAACGTGTGCACTCGCGCGTGTGGCACATGTTGCATGAGGTGCAAATGCGTCCCACCGGGTACCTACGGCAACAAGAGCGTTTGTCCGTGCTATGCCAAGCTTAAAACACATGGACATAGGCCCAAGTGTCCTTGA
- the LOC131234914 gene encoding uncharacterized protein LOC131234914 — translation MLGKSLALPSVTFEAAKFCSLSLSDLSTTPAVLKPKSHGIIPTVQTNVIRKSACGFVDASKKWELHSTAQPQSAVLLEDEEEKKMWDACRQALSAFKFSIEEADVILKKAFGWAHSPYWGEERSKEVPKVESVNEMLDYLQNLGLSEDDMFKVLKKFPEVLGCSLHDELKINVGTLEKVWGIEGKSLRNLLLRNPKVLGYNVDCKGDCMAKCTRCWVRF, via the exons ATGCTAGGAAAATCATTGGCTTTGCCTTCCGTGACATTTGAAGCTGCAAAATTCTGTTCCCTTTCTTTG TCAGATCTTTCAACTACACCAGCTGTACTAAAACCGAAATCGCATGGCATAATACCAACTGTGCAAACTAATGTTATCAGAAAAAGTGCATGCGGCTTTGTTGATGCATCTAAAAAGTGGGAGTTACACTCAACTGCACAGCCACAGTCAGCAGTTCTAttggaagatgaagaagaaaagaagatgtgGGATGCCTGCAGACAAGCTCTATCTGCATTCAAATTCAGCATTGAGGAGGCAGATGTAATACTGAAGAAAGCTTTTGGGTGGGCCCATTCGCCTTATTGGGGTGAAGAGAGATCGAAAGAAGTTCCAAAAGTTGAATCGGTTAATGAAATGTTGGATTATCTGCAGAATTTAGGCCTTTCAGAGGATGATATGTTCAAAGTACTAAAGAAGTTTCCTGAGGTACTTGGGTGTAGTCTTCACGATGAGTTGAAGATCAATGTGGGTACTCTTGAGAAAGTGTGGGGTATTGAAGGGAAATCCCTTCGGAATCTTCTTCTCCGCAATCCCAAAGTCCTTGGTTATAATGTCGATTGTAAGGGAGATTGTATGGCCAAATGCACTCGCTGCTGGGTTCGGTTTTAG